A window of the Kosakonia radicincitans DSM 16656 genome harbors these coding sequences:
- a CDS encoding gamma-glutamylcyclotransferase family protein, translating into MRIFVYGSLRRKQGNSHWMTNAQWLGDFCVENHQLYSLGHYPGAVPGEGNVKGEVYRIDAATLGELDALRTAGGEYKRQLIQTPYGSAWMYVYQRSVEGRTLIESGNWLDRELYQK; encoded by the coding sequence ATGCGAATATTTGTCTACGGCAGTTTACGACGCAAGCAGGGCAACAGCCACTGGATGACCAACGCTCAGTGGCTGGGGGACTTTTGCGTCGAAAATCATCAGCTGTATAGTCTGGGGCATTACCCGGGGGCTGTTCCGGGCGAAGGAAACGTGAAGGGCGAAGTTTATCGCATCGATGCGGCAACGCTCGGCGAGCTGGATGCTTTACGTACCGCAGGGGGCGAATACAAACGTCAACTGATCCAGACGCCTTATGGCAGCGCCTGGATGTATGTGTACCAGCGTTCGGTTGAGGGAAGAACCTTGATTGAAAGCGGTAACTGGCTTGACAGGGAACTGTACCAGAAGTAA
- a CDS encoding methyl-accepting chemotaxis protein, giving the protein MLKTLSIRTGLLSLLAVMTLLLLLVSGIGVYALNKSSSSLERINQLQGQKMARLSEGYTLILRARNEAGQAVRMMEVGLLDDAAKSVKQINGEIAQGEQSLSDVIASGVDDEQGSALLAQVAKSYGDYVNQGIKPMQDALNQQSADAYYDLLENKLIPISRQFDNDMQAFQKWGEARGRAEVDAVQSSKRAVMLLILVVALLVAGIIVLAWLALRHMLLKPLDRSIEQLEQVAAGDLIAVKAEASSKEFNRLNAAIEEMRHSLISSVTRVRDASAQIDTGSRELAAGNVDLSQRTESTATSLEQTAASMEQITATVKLNADNAEQAHKLAKTVSDTADRGSEMVCYVIEKMRDISSSSDRIADILSVIDAIAFQTNILALNAAVEAARAGEQGRGFAVVAGEVRNLASRSAESAKEIRQLISSSQAQVSEGSDLAMQAGETMDEIAEEVLRMTKLMREIANASQEQSRGIEQVNIAVSQMDETAQQNAALVQQSSAATRSLEEQARELLQAMASFRLQTQG; this is encoded by the coding sequence ATGCTTAAAACGCTTTCGATCCGTACTGGTTTACTTTCTTTGCTGGCTGTTATGACGCTTCTGCTGCTGCTGGTCAGCGGCATCGGGGTGTATGCACTCAATAAAAGCTCCTCGTCGCTGGAGCGAATTAATCAACTTCAGGGCCAAAAAATGGCGCGCCTGAGCGAGGGGTACACGCTGATTTTGCGGGCGCGTAACGAAGCTGGCCAGGCGGTGCGGATGATGGAAGTGGGGCTGCTGGATGACGCGGCGAAATCCGTGAAGCAGATCAACGGCGAAATCGCGCAGGGCGAACAGTCTCTCAGTGACGTGATCGCCTCCGGTGTGGATGATGAGCAGGGTTCCGCACTGCTTGCCCAGGTGGCGAAAAGCTACGGCGATTACGTGAACCAGGGCATTAAACCGATGCAGGATGCGCTGAATCAGCAAAGTGCGGATGCCTACTACGATTTACTGGAAAACAAACTGATCCCCATCTCCCGCCAGTTCGATAACGATATGCAAGCCTTCCAGAAGTGGGGCGAAGCTCGCGGCAGAGCGGAAGTGGACGCCGTACAGAGCAGCAAACGTGCTGTGATGTTGCTGATTCTGGTGGTGGCGCTGCTGGTGGCCGGGATTATCGTGCTGGCCTGGCTGGCGCTGCGCCATATGCTGCTGAAACCGCTGGATCGTTCGATCGAACAGCTTGAACAGGTTGCGGCTGGCGATTTGATCGCAGTTAAAGCCGAGGCGAGCAGTAAAGAGTTTAACCGTCTGAACGCGGCCATCGAAGAGATGCGTCACTCGCTGATAAGCTCCGTTACCCGCGTTCGCGATGCCAGCGCGCAAATCGATACCGGCAGCCGTGAACTGGCCGCTGGCAACGTCGATCTGTCGCAACGCACGGAATCAACGGCGACATCGCTTGAACAAACGGCTGCCAGCATGGAGCAGATCACCGCCACGGTGAAACTGAACGCCGACAACGCCGAACAGGCGCATAAACTGGCTAAAACCGTTTCCGATACCGCCGATCGCGGCAGCGAAATGGTGTGCTATGTGATTGAAAAAATGCGCGATATCTCCAGCAGTTCCGATCGCATCGCCGATATTCTCAGCGTGATTGACGCCATTGCCTTCCAGACCAATATCCTTGCGTTGAACGCCGCGGTCGAAGCGGCGCGTGCGGGAGAGCAGGGGCGTGGTTTCGCGGTGGTGGCCGGGGAGGTGCGTAATCTTGCCAGCCGCAGCGCCGAATCGGCGAAAGAGATCCGCCAGCTTATCAGCAGCTCGCAGGCGCAGGTCTCTGAAGGCAGCGATCTGGCGATGCAGGCGGGTGAAACGATGGATGAAATCGCCGAAGAAGTGCTGCGTATGACCAAACTGATGCGCGAAATCGCCAACGCATCGCAGGAGCAGAGCCGGGGCATTGAGCAGGTCAATATAGCGGTCAGTCAGATGGATGAAACCGCGCAGCAGAATGCGGCGCTGGTACAACAATCGTCTGCCGCGACCCGTTCGCTGGAAGAGCAGGCGCGCGAGCTGTTGCAAGCGATGGCATCATTCCGCCTGCAAACCCAGGGATAA
- a CDS encoding DUF2569 domain-containing protein — protein sequence MGVCIQCDNEALKDSDYCAVCEEREFKKIRGWLFVPAIGLLVSLIAIIVSINTTTKVLMEHYSVIGTGPKALLIYELVFYIAMFAYTLFVCGLFFRKKRQLPRFYIGFLLIWLVFYGVDLLLAHYLIGLPFVFETVKALIRNAISAAIWVPYFLISGRVKRTFVR from the coding sequence ATGGGTGTTTGTATTCAATGTGATAACGAAGCGCTGAAAGACAGCGATTACTGCGCGGTGTGCGAAGAGCGCGAGTTTAAAAAGATCCGCGGCTGGTTGTTTGTACCGGCGATTGGCCTGCTGGTGTCGCTGATTGCGATCATTGTCTCGATTAACACCACCACCAAAGTGTTGATGGAGCACTACAGTGTCATCGGCACAGGGCCGAAAGCGCTGCTGATTTACGAACTGGTTTTCTATATCGCCATGTTCGCTTATACGCTGTTTGTTTGCGGCCTGTTCTTTCGTAAAAAGCGTCAGCTTCCGCGCTTTTACATTGGTTTCCTGCTGATTTGGCTGGTTTTTTACGGTGTTGATTTATTGCTGGCGCACTACCTTATCGGGCTGCCGTTCGTCTTCGAAACGGTGAAAGCGTTGATTCGCAATGCGATAAGCGCAGCGATTTGGGTGCCGTATTTCCTCATCTCCGGGCGCGTTAAACGGACTTTCGTGCGCTAA
- the ppa gene encoding inorganic diphosphatase, with protein sequence MSLLNVPAGKDLPEDIYVVIEIPANADPIKYEVDKESGALFVDRFMSTAMFYPCNYGYINHTLSLDGDPVDVLVPTPYPLEPGSVIRCRPVGVLKMTDESGEDAKLVAVPHTKLSKEYDHIKDVNDLPELLKAQITHFFEHYKDLEKGKWVKVDGWDNAEAAKAEIVASFERAAKK encoded by the coding sequence ATGAGCTTATTGAACGTCCCGGCGGGTAAAGATCTGCCAGAAGATATCTACGTGGTTATCGAAATCCCGGCCAACGCTGACCCGATCAAATACGAAGTTGACAAAGAAAGCGGCGCGCTGTTCGTTGACCGTTTCATGTCCACCGCGATGTTCTATCCGTGCAACTACGGTTACATCAACCACACCCTCTCCCTGGATGGTGACCCGGTTGACGTGCTGGTGCCGACGCCGTACCCGCTGGAGCCAGGCTCTGTGATCCGCTGCCGTCCGGTTGGCGTACTGAAAATGACCGACGAATCCGGCGAAGATGCGAAACTGGTTGCTGTTCCGCACACCAAACTGAGCAAAGAGTACGATCACATTAAAGATGTGAACGACCTGCCGGAACTGCTGAAAGCGCAGATCACCCACTTCTTCGAGCACTACAAAGATCTCGAAAAAGGCAAATGGGTGAAAGTGGACGGCTGGGACAACGCTGAAGCCGCGAAAGCGGAAATCGTTGCTTCCTTCGAACGCGCTGCCAAAAAATAA
- the ytfR gene encoding galactofuranose ABC transporter, ATP-binding protein YtfR: MNAEAHQEILRTEGLSKFFPGVKALDNVDFSLRRGEIMALLGENGAGKSTLIKALTGVYHADKGAIWLEGQQINPKNTAHAQQLGIGTVYQEVNLLPNMSVADNLFIGREPRRFGLLRRKEMEKRATELMASYGFSLDVREPLNRFSVAMQQIVAICRAIDLSAKVLILDEPTASLDTQEVEMLFTLMRQLRDQGVSLIFVTHFLDQVYEVSDRITVLRNGGFVGCRETRELPQIELVKMMLGRELDSNALQRAGRTLLSDKPVAAFSGFGKKGVIAPFDLEVRPGEIVGLAGLLGSGRTETAEVIFGIKPADSGSAIIKGKSQTLRSPHQASCLGIGFCPEDRKTDGIIAAASVRENIVLALQAQRGWLRPIPRKEQNAIAERFIRQLGIRTPSAEQPIEFLSGGNQQKVLLSRWLLTRPQFLILDEPTRGIDVGAHAEIIRLIETLCADGLALLVISSELEELVGYADRVIIMRDRKQVAEIPLAELSVPAIMNAIAA, translated from the coding sequence ATGAACGCGGAAGCACACCAGGAAATCCTGCGTACCGAAGGCTTAAGTAAATTCTTTCCCGGCGTAAAAGCGCTCGATAACGTGGATTTCAGCCTGCGGCGTGGCGAGATCATGGCGCTGCTTGGGGAAAACGGTGCCGGGAAATCAACGCTGATTAAAGCGTTGACCGGCGTTTATCATGCGGATAAAGGGGCTATCTGGCTGGAAGGTCAGCAGATCAACCCCAAAAATACCGCCCATGCACAGCAGCTCGGCATCGGTACCGTGTACCAGGAAGTGAACCTGCTGCCGAATATGTCGGTGGCGGATAACTTATTTATTGGCCGCGAACCGCGGCGTTTTGGTTTGCTGCGGCGCAAAGAGATGGAAAAACGCGCGACCGAGCTGATGGCATCTTACGGTTTCTCGCTGGATGTGCGCGAGCCGCTCAACCGTTTCTCGGTGGCGATGCAACAGATCGTCGCGATCTGCCGCGCCATCGATCTGTCAGCCAAAGTGCTGATCCTCGATGAACCGACTGCCAGCCTGGATACCCAGGAAGTGGAGATGCTGTTTACGCTGATGCGTCAGCTTCGCGACCAGGGTGTCAGCCTGATTTTCGTCACTCACTTTCTCGATCAGGTTTATGAAGTTAGCGATCGTATTACCGTGCTGCGTAACGGCGGTTTTGTTGGCTGTCGCGAAACCCGTGAGCTGCCGCAAATCGAGCTGGTGAAAATGATGCTGGGCCGCGAACTGGACAGCAACGCGCTTCAGCGTGCCGGTCGTACGCTACTGAGCGATAAACCGGTTGCGGCGTTCAGCGGCTTTGGCAAAAAAGGCGTAATCGCGCCGTTTGATCTGGAAGTTCGCCCCGGCGAAATCGTCGGCCTGGCCGGGCTGCTGGGTTCCGGGCGCACTGAAACCGCCGAAGTGATTTTTGGCATCAAACCCGCCGACAGCGGTAGCGCGATCATCAAAGGTAAAAGCCAGACACTCCGTTCACCGCACCAGGCTTCGTGCCTGGGGATCGGTTTTTGCCCGGAAGATCGCAAAACCGACGGCATTATCGCGGCGGCCTCCGTCCGTGAAAACATTGTGCTGGCGTTGCAGGCGCAGCGCGGCTGGCTGCGGCCGATTCCGCGCAAAGAGCAAAACGCGATTGCCGAACGTTTCATCCGCCAGCTGGGGATCCGCACGCCGAGCGCTGAGCAGCCGATTGAGTTTCTCTCCGGCGGCAACCAGCAAAAAGTGTTGCTCTCGCGCTGGTTGCTGACCCGGCCTCAATTTCTGATCCTCGATGAACCGACGCGCGGTATCGACGTCGGCGCGCACGCTGAGATCATTCGTCTGATTGAAACCCTCTGCGCCGATGGTCTGGCGCTGCTGGTTATCTCCTCTGAACTGGAGGAGCTGGTGGGCTATGCGGATCGCGTGATTATCATGCGCGATCGCAAACAGGTGGCGGAGATCCCGCTCGCAGAGCTGTCGGTTCCGGCGATCATGAATGCCATTGCGGCGTAA
- the ytfQ gene encoding galactofuranose ABC transporter substrate-binding protein YtfQ produces MWKRLLLVTAVSAAMSSMAMAAPLTVGFSQVGSESGWRAAETNVAKSEASKRGITLKIADGQQKQENQIKAVRSFIAQGVDAIFIAPVVATGWEPVLKEAKDAKIPVFLLDRSIDVKDKSLYMTTVTANNILEGKLIGEWLVKTVAGKPCNVVELQGTVGASVAIDRKKGFAEAISTAPNIKIIRSQSGDFTRSKGKEVMESFIKAENNGKNICMVYAHNDDMVIGAIQAIKEAGLKPGKDILTGSIDGVPDIYKAMIDGEANASVELTPNMAGPAFDALEKFKKDGTLPPKLTITKSTLYLPDTAKEELEKKKNMGY; encoded by the coding sequence ATGTGGAAGCGCTTACTTCTTGTCACAGCAGTTTCGGCAGCCATGTCGTCTATGGCGATGGCCGCCCCTTTAACCGTAGGATTTTCGCAGGTCGGATCAGAATCCGGCTGGCGAGCCGCTGAAACCAACGTCGCGAAAAGCGAAGCCAGCAAACGCGGCATTACGTTGAAAATCGCCGACGGTCAGCAAAAACAGGAAAACCAGATCAAAGCCGTACGTTCGTTTATCGCTCAGGGCGTGGACGCGATCTTTATTGCACCAGTGGTGGCAACGGGCTGGGAGCCGGTACTGAAAGAAGCGAAAGACGCCAAAATTCCGGTGTTCCTGCTCGATCGCTCCATCGATGTTAAAGATAAATCGCTCTATATGACCACCGTCACCGCCAACAACATTCTTGAAGGCAAGCTGATTGGCGAATGGCTGGTGAAAACCGTGGCTGGCAAACCGTGTAACGTCGTCGAACTGCAAGGCACCGTCGGTGCCAGCGTGGCGATCGATCGTAAGAAAGGGTTTGCCGAAGCGATTTCTACAGCCCCCAACATTAAGATCATCCGTTCGCAATCCGGCGACTTTACTCGCAGTAAGGGTAAAGAGGTGATGGAGAGCTTCATCAAGGCGGAAAACAACGGCAAAAACATTTGCATGGTTTACGCCCATAACGATGACATGGTGATTGGTGCGATTCAGGCGATCAAAGAAGCGGGCCTGAAACCGGGCAAAGATATCCTGACCGGCTCCATCGACGGCGTGCCGGATATCTATAAAGCAATGATTGACGGCGAAGCCAACGCCAGCGTCGAACTGACGCCGAACATGGCTGGCCCGGCGTTCGACGCGTTAGAGAAATTCAAAAAAGACGGCACCCTGCCGCCGAAGCTGACCATCACCAAATCCACGCTCTATCTGCCGGATACGGCAAAAGAGGAGCTGGAGAAAAAGAAAAATATGGGTTACTGA
- the ytfT gene encoding galactofuranose ABC transporter, ATP-binding protein YtfT, whose amino-acid sequence MPQTVGQTGQPKRRFNWPTGTPQLIALVLVLVVDSLVAPHFYQVVLQDGRLFGSPIDILNRAAPVALLAIGMTLVIATGGIDLSVGAVMAIAGATAASLTVSGHSLTVVLLAALGTGVLAGLWNGILVAILKIQPFVATLILMVAGRGVAQLITSGQIVTFNAPSLAWIGSGSLLLFPTPVIIALLTLVLFWLFTRKTALGMFIEAAGINIRAAKNAGVNTRVVVMLTYVLSGVCAAIAGVIVAADIRGADANNAGLWLELDAILAVVIGGGSLMGGRFNLVLSVIGALIIQGMNTGILLSGFQPELNQVVKAVVVMCVLIVQSPRFIALIKGVRGHDKT is encoded by the coding sequence ATGCCTCAAACTGTGGGTCAAACCGGGCAGCCGAAGCGCCGCTTTAACTGGCCCACCGGAACGCCCCAGCTTATCGCGCTGGTGCTGGTTCTGGTGGTGGACAGCCTGGTCGCGCCCCATTTTTATCAGGTGGTGCTGCAGGATGGTCGCCTGTTCGGCAGCCCGATCGACATTCTTAACCGCGCGGCGCCCGTCGCGTTGCTGGCGATTGGTATGACGCTGGTGATCGCTACCGGCGGCATCGATCTTTCTGTTGGCGCAGTAATGGCGATTGCGGGTGCAACGGCGGCATCGCTCACCGTCTCCGGGCACAGCCTGACGGTGGTGCTGCTGGCCGCGCTGGGCACCGGCGTGTTGGCCGGATTGTGGAACGGCATTCTGGTGGCGATCCTCAAGATCCAGCCTTTTGTTGCCACGCTGATCCTGATGGTGGCAGGGCGCGGCGTGGCGCAGCTAATCACCTCCGGGCAGATCGTCACTTTTAACGCGCCGTCACTGGCGTGGATCGGCAGTGGATCGCTGTTGCTGTTCCCGACGCCGGTGATTATCGCGCTGCTCACGCTGGTGCTGTTCTGGTTGTTTACCCGTAAAACGGCGCTCGGCATGTTTATTGAAGCGGCAGGGATTAATATTCGCGCGGCAAAAAACGCCGGGGTGAATACGCGCGTCGTGGTGATGCTGACCTACGTATTGAGTGGCGTGTGCGCAGCTATCGCCGGGGTGATCGTCGCGGCGGATATTCGCGGCGCAGATGCCAATAACGCCGGGCTGTGGCTGGAACTGGATGCCATTCTGGCGGTGGTCATTGGCGGTGGTTCGTTAATGGGCGGGCGCTTTAACCTTGTACTCTCGGTGATTGGCGCGCTGATTATTCAGGGTATGAATACCGGGATTTTGCTCTCCGGTTTCCAGCCGGAACTCAACCAGGTCGTAAAAGCGGTGGTGGTGATGTGCGTACTGATTGTCCAGTCGCCGCGCTTTATCGCGCTGATTAAAGGAGTACGCGGTCATGATAAAACGTAA
- the fbp gene encoding class 1 fructose-bisphosphatase, whose amino-acid sequence MKTLGEFIVEKQHEFSHATGELTALLSAIKLGAKIIHRDINKAGLVDILGASGAENVQGEEQQKLDLFANEKLKAALRARDIVAGIASEEEDEIVVFEGCEHAKYVVLMDPLDGSSNIDVNVSVGTIFSIYRRVTPVGTPVTEEDFLQPGNKQVAAGYVVYGSSTMLVYTTGCGVHAFTYDPSLGVFCLCQERMKFPERGNTYSINEGNYIKFPQGVKKYLKFCQEEDKATNRPYTTRYIGSLVADFHRNLLKGGIYLYPSTASHPQGKLRLLYECNPMAFLAEQAGGKASDGKERILDIQPESLHQRRPFFVGNEHMVDDVERFMREFPDA is encoded by the coding sequence ATGAAAACGTTAGGTGAATTTATTGTCGAAAAGCAGCACGAGTTCTCACACGCCACCGGTGAATTAACTGCTTTGCTGTCGGCGATAAAACTGGGCGCCAAGATCATTCATCGCGATATCAATAAGGCCGGTCTGGTCGATATCCTGGGTGCAAGCGGTGCTGAAAACGTCCAGGGCGAGGAGCAACAAAAACTCGACCTGTTCGCAAACGAAAAACTGAAAGCTGCACTTCGCGCACGCGATATCGTGGCCGGTATCGCTTCTGAAGAAGAGGACGAAATTGTCGTTTTCGAAGGTTGTGAACACGCCAAATACGTGGTGCTGATGGATCCTCTTGATGGCTCATCGAACATCGACGTTAACGTCTCTGTCGGGACCATTTTCTCTATTTACCGCCGCGTTACTCCTGTCGGCACGCCGGTTACGGAAGAAGACTTCCTGCAACCGGGCAACAAACAGGTTGCTGCGGGCTACGTGGTCTACGGCTCGTCCACCATGCTGGTTTACACCACCGGCTGCGGTGTTCACGCCTTTACATACGATCCATCACTCGGCGTTTTCTGCCTGTGCCAGGAGCGTATGAAGTTCCCGGAGCGTGGCAATACCTACTCCATCAACGAAGGTAACTACATCAAATTCCCGCAGGGCGTGAAAAAGTACCTGAAGTTCTGCCAGGAAGAGGATAAAGCGACCAACCGTCCGTATACCACGCGCTATATCGGCTCGCTGGTCGCGGATTTCCACCGCAACCTGCTGAAAGGCGGCATCTACCTCTACCCAAGCACCGCAAGCCACCCGCAAGGGAAGCTTCGCCTGCTGTATGAGTGCAATCCGATGGCGTTCCTCGCTGAACAAGCGGGCGGCAAAGCGAGCGACGGGAAAGAGCGCATTCTGGATATTCAACCGGAAAGCCTGCACCAGCGCCGTCCGTTCTTCGTCGGCAATGAGCACATGGTTGATGATGTAGAACGTTTTATGCGTGAATTCCCGGACGCGTAA
- the yjfF gene encoding galactofuranose ABC transporter, permease protein YjfF: protein MIKRNLPLMITLGVFVLGYLYCLTQFPGFASTRVICNILTDNAFLGIIAVGMTFVILSGGIDLSVGSVIAFSGVFLAKAIGDWGISPLLAFPIILLMGCAFGAFMGLLIDALKIPAFIITLAGMFFLRGVSYLLSEESIPINHPIYDSLSSLAWMIPGGGRLSAMGLLMLLVVVMGIFLAHRTRFGNEVYAVGGNATSANLMGISTRGTTIRIYMLSTGLATLAGIVFSIYTQAGYALAGVGVELDAIASVVIGGTLLSGGVGTVLGTLFGVAIQGLIQTYINFDGTLSSWWTKIAIGILLFIFIALQRGLTVLWENRQSSPVTRVNTTAIK from the coding sequence ATGATAAAACGTAATTTGCCGCTGATGATAACGTTAGGCGTGTTTGTGCTCGGTTATCTCTACTGCCTGACGCAGTTTCCCGGTTTCGCCTCGACGCGTGTGATTTGCAATATCCTGACGGATAACGCTTTTCTGGGAATCATTGCCGTTGGTATGACCTTCGTGATCCTCTCCGGAGGTATCGATTTATCCGTCGGCTCGGTGATCGCCTTCAGCGGTGTCTTTCTGGCAAAAGCGATCGGTGACTGGGGAATTTCGCCGCTGCTCGCTTTCCCGATTATTTTACTGATGGGCTGCGCTTTCGGCGCGTTTATGGGGCTACTGATCGACGCGTTAAAAATCCCGGCATTTATCATTACTCTCGCGGGGATGTTCTTCCTGCGTGGCGTCAGCTACCTGCTTTCGGAAGAGTCGATTCCGATTAATCACCCGATCTATGATTCACTCTCCAGCCTTGCGTGGATGATCCCTGGCGGCGGGCGGTTGAGCGCTATGGGATTATTAATGTTGCTGGTGGTGGTCATGGGGATTTTCCTCGCTCACCGCACCCGTTTTGGCAATGAAGTGTATGCCGTTGGCGGCAATGCGACGTCGGCGAACCTGATGGGGATCTCCACCCGCGGCACCACCATTCGCATCTATATGCTTTCTACCGGCCTTGCGACGCTGGCGGGCATTGTCTTCTCGATTTATACCCAGGCTGGTTACGCGCTGGCGGGCGTAGGTGTGGAACTGGACGCCATTGCCTCGGTGGTCATCGGCGGGACACTGCTCAGCGGCGGCGTGGGTACGGTGCTGGGAACGCTGTTTGGCGTGGCGATTCAGGGGTTGATCCAGACCTATATTAACTTCGATGGGACGCTCAGCTCGTGGTGGACGAAAATCGCCATCGGCATCCTGTTGTTTATTTTTATCGCGTTGCAACGTGGCCTGACCGTGCTGTGGGAGAACCGTCAAAGCTCTCCTGTCACACGCGTTAACACAACGGCAATAAAGTAA